Proteins encoded by one window of Melopsittacus undulatus isolate bMelUnd1 chromosome 21, bMelUnd1.mat.Z, whole genome shotgun sequence:
- the PFDN5 gene encoding prefoldin subunit 5, with translation MAQAVPAAELPLPQLELLKGQLDQEVEFLSSSIAQLKVVQTKYVEAKDCLNVLTKSNEGKDLLVPLTSSMYVPGKLSDVERVLIDIGTGYYVEKSADDARDFFKRKIDFLTKQMEKIQPALQEKHAMKQAVVEVMSQKIQQLTALGAAQGATTKA, from the exons ATGGCGCAGGCGGTGCCGGCGGCGGAGCTGCCGCTGCcgcagctggagctgctcaagGGGCAGCTCGACCAG GAGGTGGAATTCCTCTCGTCCTCCATCGCACAGCTCAAGGTGGTGCAGACCAAGTACGTGGAAGCCAAGGACTGCCTCAATGTGCTCACCAAGAGCAACGAAG GGAAGGACCTCCTGGTGCCGCTCACCAGCTCC ATGTACGTCCCGGGGAAGCTCTCGGATGTGGAGCGAGTCCTCATTGACATCGGTACTGGCTACTACGTGGAGAAG TCAGCCGATGATGCTCGGGACTTCTTCAAGCGGAAAATCGACTTCCTGACCAAGCAGATGGAGAAGATCCAACCAGCACTGCAGGAGAAGCACGCCATGAAGCAGg CCGTGGTGGAGGTGATGAGCCAGAAGATCCAGCAGCTCACAGCCCTGGGAGCAGCACAAGGAGCCACCACCAAGGCGTAG